The Equus caballus isolate H_3958 breed thoroughbred chromosome 12, TB-T2T, whole genome shotgun sequence genome contains a region encoding:
- the CD6 gene encoding T-cell differentiation antigen CD6 isoform X1, giving the protein MAPDMWFFLVIAGWLMPTLSGDPSPTPSGLPNTSSAQSQTLEPGALLRVRLANGSSRCSGTVEVRLGAAWEPVCGAPWDRRAAEAVCRALGCGRPGATVQPATLPPELPPGPAAGNASGAPNATQAPAPAVLCNGTEWRLCEVVEGACSRDARPAQVTCSENPELRLVDGGSPCAGRVEMLEDGQWGSVCDDTWDLEDAHVVCRQLSCGWAIQALPGLHFAPGQGPIHRDQVNCSGAESYLQDCPGQPGHGYCGHKEDAGVVCSEHQSWRLTGGTDSCEGQVEVHFRGVWNTVCDSEWYSEEATVLCRALGCGTAAARVPKGLPHSLSGRMYYSCEGTEPTLSDCFWRFNNSNLCRQSQAARVLCSGSRSLLNLSSSEAPTSVQPLTVESSVMVNTEDWESRELMLLILCIVLGVLLLGSFITIAFIFLKVKGKYALPVMANHEHLPTTTPAGINSYQDVPVTISTKEVPNLPVQVQNPPPEDSDSSLDSDYEPYDFSAQPPVALTTFYNSQRHRPTDEEIQQSRFQMPPLEEGLEEMHASQVPPANSGHCIADAPSLGPQHHPRTKSGSSTSSGEGYCNNPSGRLPLWNPQAFSAEKTPFLEPPPNLELAGSQTTFSAGRSADDSSSTSSGEWYQNFQPPPQPPPKEQLEYPAPPSPQSESTSEDYDDIGAA; this is encoded by the exons GTGACCCGTCTCCAACTCCATCTGGCCTGCCCAACACCAGCAGTGCACAGAGCCAGACCTTGGAGCCAG GGGCGCTGCTCCGGGTCCGCCTGGCGAACGGGAGCAGCCGCTGCAGCGGGACGGTGGAGGTGAGGCTCGGGGCGGCCTGGGAGCCCGTGTGCGGGGCGCCCTGGGACCGGCGCGCCGCCGAGGCCGTGTGCCGCGCGCTGGGCTGCGGCCGCCCGGGCGCGACCGTGCAGCCCGCAACGCTCCCCCCGGAGCTGCCGCCAGGTCCCGCCGCGGGCAACGCCAGCGGGGCCCCGAACGCCACGCAGGCCCCGGCGCCCGCCGTCCTGTGCAACGGCACCGAGTGGAGGCTTTGCGAGGTGGTGGAGGGAGCGTGCAGCAGAGACGCGAGGCCGGCCCAGGTCACCTGCTCAG AGAACCCTGAGCTGCGGTTAGTGGACGGTGGCAGCCCGTGTGCGGGCCGCGTGGAGATGCTGGAGGATGGCCAATGGGGTTCGGTGTGCGACGACACGTGGGACCTGGAGGATGCCCACGTGGTGTGCCGGCAACTAAGCTGCGGCTGGGCTATCCAGGCCCTGCCTGGCCTGCACTTTGCCCCTGGCCAAGGACCCATCCACCGGGACCAGGTGAACTGCTCCGGGGCCGAGAGTTACCTGCAGGACTGCCCGGGGCAGCCAGGACACGGCTACTGTGGCCACAAGGAGGATGCTGGCGTGGTGTGCTCAG AGCACCAGTCCTGGCGCCTGACCGGGGGCACTGACTCCTGCGAGGGGCAGGTGGAGGTCCACTTCCGCGGGGTCTGGAACACAGTGTGTGACAGTGAGTGGTACTCAGAGGAGGCCACAGTGCTCTGCCGGGCCTTGGGCTGTGGGACCGCGGCGGCCAGAGTGCCCAAGGGGCTGCCTCACTCGCTGTCGGGCAGGATGTACTACTCGTGCGAGGGCACGGAGCCCACCCTCTCCGACTGTTTCTGGCGGTTCAACAACTCCAACCTCTGCAGGCAGTCGCAGGCAGccagggtcctctgctcag GTTCCCGGAGTTTGCTCAATCTGTCTTCTTCTGAGGCCCCTACGAGTGTTCAGCCGCTCACTGTAG AATCTTCTGTGATGGTGAACACAGAGGACTGGGAATCTCGGGAGCTAATGCTCCTCATCCTCTGCATCGTTCTGGGAGTTCTCCTTCTTGGCTCATTCATCACCATAGCCTTCATCTTCTTGaaagttaaaggaaaatatg CCCTCCCCGTTATGGCGAACCATGAGCATCTACCCACCACCACCCCAGCCGGGATCAATAGTTATCAAGATGTCCCCGTCACCATCTCCACCAAAGAAG TTCCCAATCTGCCCGTCCAGGTCCAGAACCCGCCCCCCGAGGACTCGGACTCCAGCTTGGACTCAGACTATGAACCCTATGACTTCAGCGCCCAGCCTCCCGTGGCCCTGACTACCTTCTACA ACTCCCAGCGGCACCGGCCCACAGATGAGGAGATCCAGCAGAGCAGGTTCCAGATGCCCCCCTTGGAGGAAG GACTTGAAGAGATGCATGCCTCCCAGGTCCCCCCTGCCAACTCTGGACACTGCATCGCCGACGCCCCCTCCCTGGGCCCTCAGCACCACCCGAGGACCAAGAGTGGGTCCAGCACATCCTCGGGGGAGGGCTACTGCAATAACCCCAGCGGCAGGCTGCCTCTGTGGAACCCTCAGGCGTTTTCTGCAGAGAAGACCCCCTTCCTGGAGCCGCCCCCCAACTTGGAGCTGGCGGGCTCCCAGACTACTTTTTCGG CAGGGCGCTCGGCGGATGACAGCTCCAGCACCTCCTCCGGGGAGTGGTACCAGAACTTCCAGCCGccgccccagccccctcccaagGAGCAGTTGGAGTATCCAG CGCCCCCCAGTCCCCAGTCTGAATCCACCAGCGAAGACTACGATGACATCGGAGCAGCCTAG
- the CD6 gene encoding T-cell differentiation antigen CD6 isoform X5 codes for MAPDMWFFLVIAGWLMPTLSGDPSPTPSGLPNTSSAQSQTLEPGALLRVRLANGSSRCSGTVEVRLGAAWEPVCGAPWDRRAAEAVCRALGCGRPGATVQPATLPPELPPGPAAGNASGAPNATQAPAPAVLCNGTEWRLCEVVEGACSRDARPAQVTCSENPELRLVDGGSPCAGRVEMLEDGQWGSVCDDTWDLEDAHVVCRQLSCGWAIQALPGLHFAPGQGPIHRDQVNCSGAESYLQDCPGQPGHGYCGHKEDAGVVCSEHQSWRLTGGTDSCEGQVEVHFRGVWNTVCDSEWYSEEATVLCRALGCGTAAARVPKGLPHSLSGRMYYSCEGTEPTLSDCFWRFNNSNLCRQSQAARVLCSGSRSLLNLSSSEAPTSVQPLTVESSVMVNTEDWESRELMLLILCIVLGVLLLGSFITIAFIFLKVKGKYALPVMANHEHLPTTTPAGINSYQDVPVTISTKEDSQRHRPTDEEIQQSRFQMPPLEEGLEEMHASQVPPANSGHCIADAPSLGPQHHPRTKSGSSTSSGEGYCNNPSGRLPLWNPQAFSAEKTPFLEPPPNLELAGSQTTFSAGRSADDSSSTSSGEWYQNFQPPPQPPPKEQLEYPAPPSPQSESTSEDYDDIGAA; via the exons GTGACCCGTCTCCAACTCCATCTGGCCTGCCCAACACCAGCAGTGCACAGAGCCAGACCTTGGAGCCAG GGGCGCTGCTCCGGGTCCGCCTGGCGAACGGGAGCAGCCGCTGCAGCGGGACGGTGGAGGTGAGGCTCGGGGCGGCCTGGGAGCCCGTGTGCGGGGCGCCCTGGGACCGGCGCGCCGCCGAGGCCGTGTGCCGCGCGCTGGGCTGCGGCCGCCCGGGCGCGACCGTGCAGCCCGCAACGCTCCCCCCGGAGCTGCCGCCAGGTCCCGCCGCGGGCAACGCCAGCGGGGCCCCGAACGCCACGCAGGCCCCGGCGCCCGCCGTCCTGTGCAACGGCACCGAGTGGAGGCTTTGCGAGGTGGTGGAGGGAGCGTGCAGCAGAGACGCGAGGCCGGCCCAGGTCACCTGCTCAG AGAACCCTGAGCTGCGGTTAGTGGACGGTGGCAGCCCGTGTGCGGGCCGCGTGGAGATGCTGGAGGATGGCCAATGGGGTTCGGTGTGCGACGACACGTGGGACCTGGAGGATGCCCACGTGGTGTGCCGGCAACTAAGCTGCGGCTGGGCTATCCAGGCCCTGCCTGGCCTGCACTTTGCCCCTGGCCAAGGACCCATCCACCGGGACCAGGTGAACTGCTCCGGGGCCGAGAGTTACCTGCAGGACTGCCCGGGGCAGCCAGGACACGGCTACTGTGGCCACAAGGAGGATGCTGGCGTGGTGTGCTCAG AGCACCAGTCCTGGCGCCTGACCGGGGGCACTGACTCCTGCGAGGGGCAGGTGGAGGTCCACTTCCGCGGGGTCTGGAACACAGTGTGTGACAGTGAGTGGTACTCAGAGGAGGCCACAGTGCTCTGCCGGGCCTTGGGCTGTGGGACCGCGGCGGCCAGAGTGCCCAAGGGGCTGCCTCACTCGCTGTCGGGCAGGATGTACTACTCGTGCGAGGGCACGGAGCCCACCCTCTCCGACTGTTTCTGGCGGTTCAACAACTCCAACCTCTGCAGGCAGTCGCAGGCAGccagggtcctctgctcag GTTCCCGGAGTTTGCTCAATCTGTCTTCTTCTGAGGCCCCTACGAGTGTTCAGCCGCTCACTGTAG AATCTTCTGTGATGGTGAACACAGAGGACTGGGAATCTCGGGAGCTAATGCTCCTCATCCTCTGCATCGTTCTGGGAGTTCTCCTTCTTGGCTCATTCATCACCATAGCCTTCATCTTCTTGaaagttaaaggaaaatatg CCCTCCCCGTTATGGCGAACCATGAGCATCTACCCACCACCACCCCAGCCGGGATCAATAGTTATCAAGATGTCCCCGTCACCATCTCCACCAAAGAAG ACTCCCAGCGGCACCGGCCCACAGATGAGGAGATCCAGCAGAGCAGGTTCCAGATGCCCCCCTTGGAGGAAG GACTTGAAGAGATGCATGCCTCCCAGGTCCCCCCTGCCAACTCTGGACACTGCATCGCCGACGCCCCCTCCCTGGGCCCTCAGCACCACCCGAGGACCAAGAGTGGGTCCAGCACATCCTCGGGGGAGGGCTACTGCAATAACCCCAGCGGCAGGCTGCCTCTGTGGAACCCTCAGGCGTTTTCTGCAGAGAAGACCCCCTTCCTGGAGCCGCCCCCCAACTTGGAGCTGGCGGGCTCCCAGACTACTTTTTCGG CAGGGCGCTCGGCGGATGACAGCTCCAGCACCTCCTCCGGGGAGTGGTACCAGAACTTCCAGCCGccgccccagccccctcccaagGAGCAGTTGGAGTATCCAG CGCCCCCCAGTCCCCAGTCTGAATCCACCAGCGAAGACTACGATGACATCGGAGCAGCCTAG
- the CD6 gene encoding T-cell differentiation antigen CD6 isoform X8, whose product MAPDMWFFLVIAGWLMPTLSGDPSPTPSGLPNTSSAQSQTLEPGALLRVRLANGSSRCSGTVEVRLGAAWEPVCGAPWDRRAAEAVCRALGCGRPGATVQPATLPPELPPGPAAGNASGAPNATQAPAPAVLCNGTEWRLCEVVEGACSRDARPAQVTCSENPELRLVDGGSPCAGRVEMLEDGQWGSVCDDTWDLEDAHVVCRQLSCGWAIQALPGLHFAPGQGPIHRDQVNCSGAESYLQDCPGQPGHGYCGHKEDAGVVCSGSRSLLNLSSSEAPTSVQPLTVESSVMVNTEDWESRELMLLILCIVLGVLLLGSFITIAFIFLKVKGKYALPVMANHEHLPTTTPAGINSYQDVPVTISTKEVPNLPVQVQNPPPEDSDSSLDSDYEPYDFSAQPPVALTTFYNSQRHRPTDEEIQQSRFQMPPLEEGLEEMHASQVPPANSGHCIADAPSLGPQHHPRTKSGSSTSSGEGYCNNPSGRLPLWNPQAFSAEKTPFLEPPPNLELAGSQTTFSAGRSADDSSSTSSGEWYQNFQPPPQPPPKEQLEYPAPPSPQSESTSEDYDDIGAA is encoded by the exons GTGACCCGTCTCCAACTCCATCTGGCCTGCCCAACACCAGCAGTGCACAGAGCCAGACCTTGGAGCCAG GGGCGCTGCTCCGGGTCCGCCTGGCGAACGGGAGCAGCCGCTGCAGCGGGACGGTGGAGGTGAGGCTCGGGGCGGCCTGGGAGCCCGTGTGCGGGGCGCCCTGGGACCGGCGCGCCGCCGAGGCCGTGTGCCGCGCGCTGGGCTGCGGCCGCCCGGGCGCGACCGTGCAGCCCGCAACGCTCCCCCCGGAGCTGCCGCCAGGTCCCGCCGCGGGCAACGCCAGCGGGGCCCCGAACGCCACGCAGGCCCCGGCGCCCGCCGTCCTGTGCAACGGCACCGAGTGGAGGCTTTGCGAGGTGGTGGAGGGAGCGTGCAGCAGAGACGCGAGGCCGGCCCAGGTCACCTGCTCAG AGAACCCTGAGCTGCGGTTAGTGGACGGTGGCAGCCCGTGTGCGGGCCGCGTGGAGATGCTGGAGGATGGCCAATGGGGTTCGGTGTGCGACGACACGTGGGACCTGGAGGATGCCCACGTGGTGTGCCGGCAACTAAGCTGCGGCTGGGCTATCCAGGCCCTGCCTGGCCTGCACTTTGCCCCTGGCCAAGGACCCATCCACCGGGACCAGGTGAACTGCTCCGGGGCCGAGAGTTACCTGCAGGACTGCCCGGGGCAGCCAGGACACGGCTACTGTGGCCACAAGGAGGATGCTGGCGTGGTGTGCTCAG GTTCCCGGAGTTTGCTCAATCTGTCTTCTTCTGAGGCCCCTACGAGTGTTCAGCCGCTCACTGTAG AATCTTCTGTGATGGTGAACACAGAGGACTGGGAATCTCGGGAGCTAATGCTCCTCATCCTCTGCATCGTTCTGGGAGTTCTCCTTCTTGGCTCATTCATCACCATAGCCTTCATCTTCTTGaaagttaaaggaaaatatg CCCTCCCCGTTATGGCGAACCATGAGCATCTACCCACCACCACCCCAGCCGGGATCAATAGTTATCAAGATGTCCCCGTCACCATCTCCACCAAAGAAG TTCCCAATCTGCCCGTCCAGGTCCAGAACCCGCCCCCCGAGGACTCGGACTCCAGCTTGGACTCAGACTATGAACCCTATGACTTCAGCGCCCAGCCTCCCGTGGCCCTGACTACCTTCTACA ACTCCCAGCGGCACCGGCCCACAGATGAGGAGATCCAGCAGAGCAGGTTCCAGATGCCCCCCTTGGAGGAAG GACTTGAAGAGATGCATGCCTCCCAGGTCCCCCCTGCCAACTCTGGACACTGCATCGCCGACGCCCCCTCCCTGGGCCCTCAGCACCACCCGAGGACCAAGAGTGGGTCCAGCACATCCTCGGGGGAGGGCTACTGCAATAACCCCAGCGGCAGGCTGCCTCTGTGGAACCCTCAGGCGTTTTCTGCAGAGAAGACCCCCTTCCTGGAGCCGCCCCCCAACTTGGAGCTGGCGGGCTCCCAGACTACTTTTTCGG CAGGGCGCTCGGCGGATGACAGCTCCAGCACCTCCTCCGGGGAGTGGTACCAGAACTTCCAGCCGccgccccagccccctcccaagGAGCAGTTGGAGTATCCAG CGCCCCCCAGTCCCCAGTCTGAATCCACCAGCGAAGACTACGATGACATCGGAGCAGCCTAG
- the CD6 gene encoding T-cell differentiation antigen CD6 isoform X7 has protein sequence MAPDMWFFLVIAGWLMPTLSGDPSPTPSGLPNTSSAQSQTLEPGALLRVRLANGSSRCSGTVEVRLGAAWEPVCGAPWDRRAAEAVCRALGCGRPGATVQPATLPPELPPGPAAGNASGAPNATQAPAPAVLCNGTEWRLCEVVEGACSRDARPAQVTCSENPELRLVDGGSPCAGRVEMLEDGQWGSVCDDTWDLEDAHVVCRQLSCGWAIQALPGLHFAPGQGPIHRDQVNCSGAESYLQDCPGQPGHGYCGHKEDAGVVCSEHQSWRLTGGTDSCEGQVEVHFRGVWNTVCDSEWYSEEATVLCRALGCGTAAARVPKGLPHSLSGRMYYSCEGTEPTLSDCFWRFNNSNLCRQSQAARVLCSGSRSLLNLSSSEAPTSVQPLTVESSVMVNTEDWESRELMLLILCIVLGVLLLGSFITIAFIFLKVKGKYDSQRHRPTDEEIQQSRFQMPPLEEGLEEMHASQVPPANSGHCIADAPSLGPQHHPRTKSGSSTSSGEGYCNNPSGRLPLWNPQAFSAEKTPFLEPPPNLELAGSQTTFSAGRSADDSSSTSSGEWYQNFQPPPQPPPKEQLEYPAPPSPQSESTSEDYDDIGAA, from the exons GTGACCCGTCTCCAACTCCATCTGGCCTGCCCAACACCAGCAGTGCACAGAGCCAGACCTTGGAGCCAG GGGCGCTGCTCCGGGTCCGCCTGGCGAACGGGAGCAGCCGCTGCAGCGGGACGGTGGAGGTGAGGCTCGGGGCGGCCTGGGAGCCCGTGTGCGGGGCGCCCTGGGACCGGCGCGCCGCCGAGGCCGTGTGCCGCGCGCTGGGCTGCGGCCGCCCGGGCGCGACCGTGCAGCCCGCAACGCTCCCCCCGGAGCTGCCGCCAGGTCCCGCCGCGGGCAACGCCAGCGGGGCCCCGAACGCCACGCAGGCCCCGGCGCCCGCCGTCCTGTGCAACGGCACCGAGTGGAGGCTTTGCGAGGTGGTGGAGGGAGCGTGCAGCAGAGACGCGAGGCCGGCCCAGGTCACCTGCTCAG AGAACCCTGAGCTGCGGTTAGTGGACGGTGGCAGCCCGTGTGCGGGCCGCGTGGAGATGCTGGAGGATGGCCAATGGGGTTCGGTGTGCGACGACACGTGGGACCTGGAGGATGCCCACGTGGTGTGCCGGCAACTAAGCTGCGGCTGGGCTATCCAGGCCCTGCCTGGCCTGCACTTTGCCCCTGGCCAAGGACCCATCCACCGGGACCAGGTGAACTGCTCCGGGGCCGAGAGTTACCTGCAGGACTGCCCGGGGCAGCCAGGACACGGCTACTGTGGCCACAAGGAGGATGCTGGCGTGGTGTGCTCAG AGCACCAGTCCTGGCGCCTGACCGGGGGCACTGACTCCTGCGAGGGGCAGGTGGAGGTCCACTTCCGCGGGGTCTGGAACACAGTGTGTGACAGTGAGTGGTACTCAGAGGAGGCCACAGTGCTCTGCCGGGCCTTGGGCTGTGGGACCGCGGCGGCCAGAGTGCCCAAGGGGCTGCCTCACTCGCTGTCGGGCAGGATGTACTACTCGTGCGAGGGCACGGAGCCCACCCTCTCCGACTGTTTCTGGCGGTTCAACAACTCCAACCTCTGCAGGCAGTCGCAGGCAGccagggtcctctgctcag GTTCCCGGAGTTTGCTCAATCTGTCTTCTTCTGAGGCCCCTACGAGTGTTCAGCCGCTCACTGTAG AATCTTCTGTGATGGTGAACACAGAGGACTGGGAATCTCGGGAGCTAATGCTCCTCATCCTCTGCATCGTTCTGGGAGTTCTCCTTCTTGGCTCATTCATCACCATAGCCTTCATCTTCTTGaaagttaaaggaaaatatg ACTCCCAGCGGCACCGGCCCACAGATGAGGAGATCCAGCAGAGCAGGTTCCAGATGCCCCCCTTGGAGGAAG GACTTGAAGAGATGCATGCCTCCCAGGTCCCCCCTGCCAACTCTGGACACTGCATCGCCGACGCCCCCTCCCTGGGCCCTCAGCACCACCCGAGGACCAAGAGTGGGTCCAGCACATCCTCGGGGGAGGGCTACTGCAATAACCCCAGCGGCAGGCTGCCTCTGTGGAACCCTCAGGCGTTTTCTGCAGAGAAGACCCCCTTCCTGGAGCCGCCCCCCAACTTGGAGCTGGCGGGCTCCCAGACTACTTTTTCGG CAGGGCGCTCGGCGGATGACAGCTCCAGCACCTCCTCCGGGGAGTGGTACCAGAACTTCCAGCCGccgccccagccccctcccaagGAGCAGTTGGAGTATCCAG CGCCCCCCAGTCCCCAGTCTGAATCCACCAGCGAAGACTACGATGACATCGGAGCAGCCTAG
- the CD6 gene encoding T-cell differentiation antigen CD6 isoform X3, with translation MAPDMWFFLVIAGWLMPTLSGDPSPTPSGLPNTSSAQSQTLEPGALLRVRLANGSSRCSGTVEVRLGAAWEPVCGAPWDRRAAEAVCRALGCGRPGATVQPATLPPELPPGPAAGNASGAPNATQAPAPAVLCNGTEWRLCEVVEGACSRDARPAQVTCSENPELRLVDGGSPCAGRVEMLEDGQWGSVCDDTWDLEDAHVVCRQLSCGWAIQALPGLHFAPGQGPIHRDQVNCSGAESYLQDCPGQPGHGYCGHKEDAGVVCSEHQSWRLTGGTDSCEGQVEVHFRGVWNTVCDSEWYSEEATVLCRALGCGTAAARVPKGLPHSLSGRMYYSCEGTEPTLSDCFWRFNNSNLCRQSQAARVLCSGSRSLLNLSSSEAPTSVQPLTVESSVMVNTEDWESRELMLLILCIVLGVLLLGSFITIAFIFLKVKGKYVPNLPVQVQNPPPEDSDSSLDSDYEPYDFSAQPPVALTTFYNSQRHRPTDEEIQQSRFQMPPLEEGLEEMHASQVPPANSGHCIADAPSLGPQHHPRTKSGSSTSSGEGYCNNPSGRLPLWNPQAFSAEKTPFLEPPPNLELAGSQTTFSAGRSADDSSSTSSGEWYQNFQPPPQPPPKEQLEYPAPPSPQSESTSEDYDDIGAA, from the exons GTGACCCGTCTCCAACTCCATCTGGCCTGCCCAACACCAGCAGTGCACAGAGCCAGACCTTGGAGCCAG GGGCGCTGCTCCGGGTCCGCCTGGCGAACGGGAGCAGCCGCTGCAGCGGGACGGTGGAGGTGAGGCTCGGGGCGGCCTGGGAGCCCGTGTGCGGGGCGCCCTGGGACCGGCGCGCCGCCGAGGCCGTGTGCCGCGCGCTGGGCTGCGGCCGCCCGGGCGCGACCGTGCAGCCCGCAACGCTCCCCCCGGAGCTGCCGCCAGGTCCCGCCGCGGGCAACGCCAGCGGGGCCCCGAACGCCACGCAGGCCCCGGCGCCCGCCGTCCTGTGCAACGGCACCGAGTGGAGGCTTTGCGAGGTGGTGGAGGGAGCGTGCAGCAGAGACGCGAGGCCGGCCCAGGTCACCTGCTCAG AGAACCCTGAGCTGCGGTTAGTGGACGGTGGCAGCCCGTGTGCGGGCCGCGTGGAGATGCTGGAGGATGGCCAATGGGGTTCGGTGTGCGACGACACGTGGGACCTGGAGGATGCCCACGTGGTGTGCCGGCAACTAAGCTGCGGCTGGGCTATCCAGGCCCTGCCTGGCCTGCACTTTGCCCCTGGCCAAGGACCCATCCACCGGGACCAGGTGAACTGCTCCGGGGCCGAGAGTTACCTGCAGGACTGCCCGGGGCAGCCAGGACACGGCTACTGTGGCCACAAGGAGGATGCTGGCGTGGTGTGCTCAG AGCACCAGTCCTGGCGCCTGACCGGGGGCACTGACTCCTGCGAGGGGCAGGTGGAGGTCCACTTCCGCGGGGTCTGGAACACAGTGTGTGACAGTGAGTGGTACTCAGAGGAGGCCACAGTGCTCTGCCGGGCCTTGGGCTGTGGGACCGCGGCGGCCAGAGTGCCCAAGGGGCTGCCTCACTCGCTGTCGGGCAGGATGTACTACTCGTGCGAGGGCACGGAGCCCACCCTCTCCGACTGTTTCTGGCGGTTCAACAACTCCAACCTCTGCAGGCAGTCGCAGGCAGccagggtcctctgctcag GTTCCCGGAGTTTGCTCAATCTGTCTTCTTCTGAGGCCCCTACGAGTGTTCAGCCGCTCACTGTAG AATCTTCTGTGATGGTGAACACAGAGGACTGGGAATCTCGGGAGCTAATGCTCCTCATCCTCTGCATCGTTCTGGGAGTTCTCCTTCTTGGCTCATTCATCACCATAGCCTTCATCTTCTTGaaagttaaaggaaaatatg TTCCCAATCTGCCCGTCCAGGTCCAGAACCCGCCCCCCGAGGACTCGGACTCCAGCTTGGACTCAGACTATGAACCCTATGACTTCAGCGCCCAGCCTCCCGTGGCCCTGACTACCTTCTACA ACTCCCAGCGGCACCGGCCCACAGATGAGGAGATCCAGCAGAGCAGGTTCCAGATGCCCCCCTTGGAGGAAG GACTTGAAGAGATGCATGCCTCCCAGGTCCCCCCTGCCAACTCTGGACACTGCATCGCCGACGCCCCCTCCCTGGGCCCTCAGCACCACCCGAGGACCAAGAGTGGGTCCAGCACATCCTCGGGGGAGGGCTACTGCAATAACCCCAGCGGCAGGCTGCCTCTGTGGAACCCTCAGGCGTTTTCTGCAGAGAAGACCCCCTTCCTGGAGCCGCCCCCCAACTTGGAGCTGGCGGGCTCCCAGACTACTTTTTCGG CAGGGCGCTCGGCGGATGACAGCTCCAGCACCTCCTCCGGGGAGTGGTACCAGAACTTCCAGCCGccgccccagccccctcccaagGAGCAGTTGGAGTATCCAG CGCCCCCCAGTCCCCAGTCTGAATCCACCAGCGAAGACTACGATGACATCGGAGCAGCCTAG
- the CD6 gene encoding T-cell differentiation antigen CD6 isoform X10, whose product MAPDMWFFLVIAGWLMPTLSGDPSPTPSGLPNTSSAQSQTLEPGALLRVRLANGSSRCSGTVEVRLGAAWEPVCGAPWDRRAAEAVCRALGCGRPGATVQPATLPPELPPGPAAGNASGAPNATQAPAPAVLCNGTEWRLCEVVEGACSRDARPAQVTCSENPELRLVDGGSPCAGRVEMLEDGQWGSVCDDTWDLEDAHVVCRQLSCGWAIQALPGLHFAPGQGPIHRDQVNCSGAESYLQDCPGQPGHGYCGHKEDAGVVCSEHQSWRLTGGTDSCEGQVEVHFRGVWNTVCDSEWYSEEATVLCRALGCGTAAARVPKGLPHSLSGRMYYSCEGTEPTLSDCFWRFNNSNLCRQSQAARVLCSGSRSLLNLSSSEAPTSVQPLTVDSQRHRPTDEEIQQSRFQMPPLEEGLEEMHASQVPPANSGHCIADAPSLGPQHHPRTKSGSSTSSGEGYCNNPSGRLPLWNPQAFSAEKTPFLEPPPNLELAGSQTTFSAGRSADDSSSTSSGEWYQNFQPPPQPPPKEQLEYPAPPSPQSESTSEDYDDIGAA is encoded by the exons GTGACCCGTCTCCAACTCCATCTGGCCTGCCCAACACCAGCAGTGCACAGAGCCAGACCTTGGAGCCAG GGGCGCTGCTCCGGGTCCGCCTGGCGAACGGGAGCAGCCGCTGCAGCGGGACGGTGGAGGTGAGGCTCGGGGCGGCCTGGGAGCCCGTGTGCGGGGCGCCCTGGGACCGGCGCGCCGCCGAGGCCGTGTGCCGCGCGCTGGGCTGCGGCCGCCCGGGCGCGACCGTGCAGCCCGCAACGCTCCCCCCGGAGCTGCCGCCAGGTCCCGCCGCGGGCAACGCCAGCGGGGCCCCGAACGCCACGCAGGCCCCGGCGCCCGCCGTCCTGTGCAACGGCACCGAGTGGAGGCTTTGCGAGGTGGTGGAGGGAGCGTGCAGCAGAGACGCGAGGCCGGCCCAGGTCACCTGCTCAG AGAACCCTGAGCTGCGGTTAGTGGACGGTGGCAGCCCGTGTGCGGGCCGCGTGGAGATGCTGGAGGATGGCCAATGGGGTTCGGTGTGCGACGACACGTGGGACCTGGAGGATGCCCACGTGGTGTGCCGGCAACTAAGCTGCGGCTGGGCTATCCAGGCCCTGCCTGGCCTGCACTTTGCCCCTGGCCAAGGACCCATCCACCGGGACCAGGTGAACTGCTCCGGGGCCGAGAGTTACCTGCAGGACTGCCCGGGGCAGCCAGGACACGGCTACTGTGGCCACAAGGAGGATGCTGGCGTGGTGTGCTCAG AGCACCAGTCCTGGCGCCTGACCGGGGGCACTGACTCCTGCGAGGGGCAGGTGGAGGTCCACTTCCGCGGGGTCTGGAACACAGTGTGTGACAGTGAGTGGTACTCAGAGGAGGCCACAGTGCTCTGCCGGGCCTTGGGCTGTGGGACCGCGGCGGCCAGAGTGCCCAAGGGGCTGCCTCACTCGCTGTCGGGCAGGATGTACTACTCGTGCGAGGGCACGGAGCCCACCCTCTCCGACTGTTTCTGGCGGTTCAACAACTCCAACCTCTGCAGGCAGTCGCAGGCAGccagggtcctctgctcag GTTCCCGGAGTTTGCTCAATCTGTCTTCTTCTGAGGCCCCTACGAGTGTTCAGCCGCTCACTGTAG ACTCCCAGCGGCACCGGCCCACAGATGAGGAGATCCAGCAGAGCAGGTTCCAGATGCCCCCCTTGGAGGAAG GACTTGAAGAGATGCATGCCTCCCAGGTCCCCCCTGCCAACTCTGGACACTGCATCGCCGACGCCCCCTCCCTGGGCCCTCAGCACCACCCGAGGACCAAGAGTGGGTCCAGCACATCCTCGGGGGAGGGCTACTGCAATAACCCCAGCGGCAGGCTGCCTCTGTGGAACCCTCAGGCGTTTTCTGCAGAGAAGACCCCCTTCCTGGAGCCGCCCCCCAACTTGGAGCTGGCGGGCTCCCAGACTACTTTTTCGG CAGGGCGCTCGGCGGATGACAGCTCCAGCACCTCCTCCGGGGAGTGGTACCAGAACTTCCAGCCGccgccccagccccctcccaagGAGCAGTTGGAGTATCCAG CGCCCCCCAGTCCCCAGTCTGAATCCACCAGCGAAGACTACGATGACATCGGAGCAGCCTAG